One genomic region from Streptomyces sp. Li-HN-5-11 encodes:
- a CDS encoding nucleotide sugar dehydrogenase: MPADLAVIGLGPLGLPLAQAAVAAGVSTLGYSTGDESGSLSPAEVRRMLSGGFRPATDPSELGRVRTAVICAPTPRGADGGLDLSQVEAAARALSERLRPHTTVILESAVHPGTTEEFLRPLLEEGSGLRAGRDFHLAYSPSRVDPGNREFTPANTPKVIGGLTPACTESAATFYGRLTDKVVRARGLREAETVQLLETNYRQVNIALVNEMAVLCHDLGVDLWDVVRCAETKPFGFQAFRPGPGVGGHGLPQDLAGQDHPGLRMVELAQQVNSRMPRYVVQRAATLLNEHGKSARGARVLLLGVTYKPDLADLQGTPAEEITGRLTGLGASVSYHDPYVPAWTVQDRPVPRADSLYEAVADADLTVLLQHHRTYDLQGLSVKAQLLLDTRGAAPTGAAHRL; this comes from the coding sequence ATGCCCGCAGATCTCGCCGTCATCGGACTCGGTCCTCTCGGCCTGCCCCTGGCCCAGGCCGCCGTAGCCGCCGGCGTCTCCACCCTCGGCTACAGCACCGGGGACGAGTCGGGCTCGCTCAGCCCCGCCGAAGTGCGCCGGATGCTCTCGGGGGGCTTCCGGCCGGCCACCGACCCGTCCGAGCTCGGCCGGGTGCGCACGGCGGTCATCTGCGCGCCCACTCCGCGCGGCGCGGACGGCGGTCTCGACCTGAGCCAGGTGGAGGCCGCCGCCCGCGCCCTCTCCGAGCGGTTGCGCCCGCACACCACGGTGATCCTGGAGTCGGCCGTGCACCCGGGGACGACGGAGGAATTCCTGCGCCCGCTGCTGGAGGAGGGTTCGGGGCTGCGCGCCGGGCGCGACTTCCACCTCGCCTACTCGCCGAGCCGCGTCGACCCCGGCAACCGCGAGTTCACCCCGGCCAACACGCCCAAGGTGATCGGCGGCCTGACCCCGGCCTGCACCGAGTCGGCCGCCACGTTCTACGGCCGCCTCACCGACAAGGTGGTCCGCGCGCGCGGGCTGCGGGAGGCGGAGACGGTCCAGCTCCTGGAGACCAACTACCGCCAGGTCAACATCGCCCTCGTCAACGAGATGGCGGTCCTCTGCCACGACCTGGGCGTCGACCTGTGGGACGTCGTCCGCTGCGCCGAGACCAAGCCGTTCGGCTTCCAGGCCTTCCGCCCGGGACCCGGAGTCGGCGGCCACGGCCTCCCCCAGGACCTGGCCGGCCAGGACCACCCCGGCCTGCGCATGGTGGAACTCGCCCAGCAGGTCAACAGCCGCATGCCCCGCTACGTCGTCCAGCGCGCCGCCACCCTCCTGAACGAGCACGGCAAGTCGGCCCGTGGCGCCCGGGTCCTGCTGCTGGGCGTCACGTACAAGCCCGACCTGGCCGACCTGCAGGGCACACCCGCCGAGGAGATCACCGGCCGGCTGACGGGCCTCGGCGCGTCGGTGAGCTACCACGACCCGTACGTGCCCGCCTGGACCGTCCAGGACCGGCCCGTACCGCGCGCGGACTCCCTCTACGAGGCGGTCGCGGACGCCGACCTCACGGTCCTGCTCCAGCACCACCGCACGTACGACCTGCAGGGGCTGTCGGTGAAGGCCCAGCTGCTGCTGGACACCCGGGGTGCGGCGCCCACAGGAGCGGCGCACCGGTTGTGA
- a CDS encoding glycerol-3-phosphate dehydrogenase/oxidase, whose translation MRTATLGPAQRAESLAGMAERELDILVVGGGVVGAGTALDAVTRGLSTGLVEARDWASGTSSRSSKLIHGGLRYLEMLDFALVREALKERGLLLERLAPHLVRPVPFLYPLQHKGWERWYAGSGVALYDGMSMARGHGRGLPLHRHLSRRHALRVAPCLKKDTLVGALQYYDAQMDDARFVATLVRTAVSYGAKAANRARVTGFLREGERVVGARVQDVEGGGEYEIRAKQVVNATGVWTDDTQAMVGERGQFHVRASKGIHLVVPKDRINSTTGLILRTEKSVLFVIPWGRHWIVGTTDTDWDLDKAHPAASSADIDYLLEHVNSVLAVPLGRDDVQGVYAGLRPLLAGESDATSKLSREHTVAHPVPGLVVVAGGKYTTYRVMAKDAVDEAVHGLDMRVADCVTEEIPLFGAEGYRALWNARARIAAQTGIHVVRVEHLLNRFGSAAQEVLALIAENPSLGAPLQAADDYLRAEIVYAASHEGARHLDDVLTRRTRISIETFDRGTLSAREAAELMAPVLGWDKDQIEREVEHYEKRVEAERESQRQPDDLTADAARLGAPDIVPL comes from the coding sequence GTGAGGACAGCGACACTGGGGCCGGCGCAGCGCGCCGAGTCACTGGCGGGTATGGCCGAGCGTGAGCTGGACATACTGGTCGTGGGCGGAGGCGTGGTCGGGGCGGGCACGGCACTGGACGCCGTCACCCGGGGCCTGTCCACGGGCCTGGTCGAGGCGCGGGACTGGGCGTCGGGCACGTCGAGCCGGTCCAGCAAGCTCATACACGGCGGGCTGCGCTATCTGGAGATGCTCGACTTCGCGCTCGTACGGGAGGCGCTGAAGGAGCGCGGCCTGCTGCTGGAGCGCCTCGCCCCCCATCTGGTCAGGCCGGTGCCGTTCCTGTACCCGCTGCAGCACAAGGGCTGGGAGCGCTGGTACGCGGGCTCGGGCGTCGCGCTCTACGACGGCATGTCGATGGCCCGCGGACACGGCCGGGGGCTGCCCCTGCACCGCCACCTGAGCCGCCGTCACGCCCTGCGCGTGGCCCCCTGCCTGAAGAAGGACACCCTGGTCGGCGCCCTGCAGTACTACGACGCCCAGATGGACGACGCCCGCTTCGTGGCCACCCTGGTGCGCACGGCGGTGTCGTACGGCGCGAAGGCCGCCAACCGGGCCCGCGTCACCGGGTTCCTGCGCGAGGGCGAGCGTGTCGTCGGCGCCCGGGTGCAGGACGTCGAGGGCGGCGGCGAGTACGAGATCCGCGCCAAGCAGGTCGTCAACGCCACCGGGGTCTGGACCGACGACACCCAGGCGATGGTGGGGGAGCGGGGCCAGTTCCACGTCCGGGCCTCCAAGGGCATCCACCTCGTCGTGCCCAAGGACCGCATCAACTCCACGACCGGACTGATCCTGCGCACCGAGAAGTCCGTGCTGTTCGTCATCCCCTGGGGCAGGCACTGGATCGTCGGCACCACCGACACCGACTGGGACCTGGACAAGGCGCACCCGGCCGCCTCCAGCGCCGACATCGACTACCTGCTGGAGCATGTGAACTCGGTGCTCGCGGTGCCGCTCGGCCGCGACGACGTGCAGGGCGTGTACGCGGGACTGCGGCCCCTGCTGGCCGGTGAGTCCGACGCCACCAGCAAGCTGTCCCGCGAGCACACCGTGGCCCACCCGGTGCCGGGCCTGGTCGTGGTCGCGGGCGGCAAGTACACGACGTACCGGGTGATGGCCAAGGACGCCGTCGACGAGGCGGTGCACGGCCTGGACATGCGGGTCGCGGACTGCGTCACCGAGGAGATCCCGCTGTTCGGCGCGGAGGGCTACCGGGCGCTGTGGAACGCGCGGGCGCGCATCGCCGCCCAGACCGGCATCCATGTGGTGCGCGTGGAACACCTGCTGAACCGGTTCGGCTCGGCGGCGCAGGAAGTCCTCGCCCTCATCGCCGAGAACCCGTCACTGGGCGCTCCCCTCCAGGCCGCCGACGACTACCTGCGCGCCGAGATCGTCTACGCCGCCTCGCACGAGGGCGCACGGCATCTGGACGACGTACTGACCCGGCGCACCCGGATATCCATCGAGACCTTCGACCGGGGCACCCTCAGCGCCCGCGAGGCCGCCGAACTGATGGCCCCGGTGCTGGGCTGGGACAAGGACCAGATCGAGCGCGAGGTCGAGCACTACGAGAAGCGGGTCGAGGCCGAACGGGAGTCGCAGCGCCAGCCCGACGACCTCACCGCCGACGCGGCCCGGCTGGGCGCGCCCGACATCGTGCCGTTGTGA
- a CDS encoding serine/threonine-protein kinase: MSEAERAGTSRQDTRQDTLQNKSERLLAGRYRLGRVLGRGGMGTVWRAEDETLGRTVAVKELRFPANIDEDEKRRLITRTLREAKAIARIRNTSAVTVFDVVEEDDRPWIVMELVEGKSLAEVIREDGLLEPRRAAEVGLAILDVLRSAHREGILHRDVKPSNVLIAEDGRVVLTDFGIAQVEGDPSITSTGMLVGAPSYISPERARGHKPGPAADLWSLGGLLYAAVEGAPPYDKGSAIATLTAVMTEPLEEPKNAGPLRDVIFGLLTKDPAKRLDDAGARAMLGAVIHAPDPKEAAPEPPADATMLVPLPAQPDRRAGKGGSGASATGSGSASGSISGPGSGGRRGEDAAERLRGALRSMRKAAGAAKATAAATGSAGAAASAKEPASEAAEPPTPRASAAGSTAGPGSGSVTSPRDDKGGTKAGSGTGTGVGTGDGKGTGAGTGSGAGAGSGTGKGSGSGTGTGTGGGTGTGAQAGRTSSGWPVVPPPDLDLPPRPVPRAPITDVVPRRTLVIIAVVAILAVLAVVLFFALGGDDKSAKGGTGGAGRTSAAAGASAHPPVKQDSVGGTSTDGARADAATGSAGSAGTSATDAVTDSGTGSGDGGLATTTYKSGQGFTIGLPQGWKYTTTDSAGARFTGPDGQKLLVAWTSTPKDDPVADWRNQEGYMVRSQYQRIRIEKVGYRGWNTADWEFTYVDGGTRFRTIDRGFVVNGHLGYALMYTAKAANWDTPPRRSTWQTLTKTFQPKS; the protein is encoded by the coding sequence ATGTCGGAGGCGGAGCGGGCGGGGACATCTCGTCAGGACACTCGTCAGGACACTCTTCAGAACAAGAGCGAGCGTCTTCTCGCGGGGCGGTACCGGCTGGGGCGCGTGCTCGGCCGCGGCGGCATGGGCACGGTGTGGCGCGCCGAGGACGAGACGCTGGGCCGGACGGTCGCCGTCAAGGAACTGCGCTTCCCGGCCAACATCGACGAGGACGAGAAGCGGCGCCTGATCACGCGCACGCTGCGTGAGGCCAAGGCGATCGCGCGGATCCGCAACACCAGCGCCGTGACGGTCTTCGACGTGGTCGAGGAGGACGACCGGCCCTGGATCGTGATGGAACTCGTCGAGGGCAAGTCCCTCGCCGAGGTCATCCGCGAGGACGGCCTGCTGGAGCCCAGGCGGGCGGCCGAGGTCGGGCTCGCGATCCTCGACGTGCTGCGCTCGGCGCACCGCGAGGGCATCCTGCACCGCGACGTGAAGCCGTCCAACGTGCTGATCGCCGAGGACGGCCGGGTCGTGCTCACCGACTTCGGCATCGCCCAGGTGGAGGGCGACCCGTCCATCACCTCCACCGGCATGCTCGTCGGCGCACCCTCCTACATCTCCCCCGAGCGGGCCCGCGGCCACAAGCCGGGCCCGGCGGCCGACCTGTGGTCGCTCGGCGGTCTGCTGTACGCGGCGGTCGAGGGCGCCCCGCCGTACGACAAGGGCTCCGCGATCGCCACCCTGACCGCGGTGATGACCGAGCCGCTGGAGGAGCCCAAGAACGCCGGCCCGCTCAGGGACGTCATCTTCGGCCTGCTGACCAAGGACCCGGCCAAGCGGCTCGACGACGCGGGCGCCCGCGCGATGCTGGGCGCCGTCATCCACGCACCGGACCCGAAGGAGGCCGCGCCGGAGCCGCCCGCGGACGCGACGATGCTCGTGCCGCTGCCCGCGCAGCCGGACCGGCGCGCAGGCAAGGGCGGTTCGGGCGCCTCCGCCACCGGCTCCGGTTCCGCTTCCGGTTCCATTTCCGGCCCGGGTTCCGGTGGCAGGCGCGGCGAGGACGCTGCCGAGCGGTTGCGCGGGGCACTGCGCTCGATGCGGAAGGCCGCGGGGGCGGCGAAGGCGACGGCCGCGGCGACCGGTTCGGCGGGGGCTGCGGCCTCCGCGAAGGAGCCCGCCTCCGAAGCGGCCGAGCCCCCTACGCCGCGCGCCTCCGCCGCCGGGTCCACCGCGGGTCCGGGCTCGGGCTCGGTGACGTCTCCGCGGGACGACAAGGGCGGGACGAAGGCCGGGTCAGGGACTGGCACCGGCGTCGGCACGGGCGACGGCAAGGGAACTGGCGCAGGTACCGGCAGTGGGGCCGGTGCCGGTAGCGGAACCGGCAAGGGGTCCGGCAGCGGGACGGGAACGGGAACCGGCGGCGGGACCGGGACTGGCGCGCAGGCCGGCCGTACGAGTTCGGGGTGGCCCGTCGTGCCGCCGCCGGACCTGGACCTGCCGCCGCGGCCGGTGCCCAGGGCGCCGATCACGGACGTGGTGCCCCGTCGAACGCTGGTGATCATCGCCGTGGTCGCGATCCTCGCCGTACTCGCCGTCGTGCTGTTCTTCGCCCTCGGAGGCGACGACAAGAGCGCGAAGGGCGGCACGGGCGGCGCCGGCCGCACGTCGGCCGCCGCGGGCGCGTCCGCGCATCCCCCGGTCAAGCAGGACTCGGTCGGCGGTACCAGCACGGACGGGGCCCGGGCAGACGCCGCGACGGGATCCGCCGGCTCGGCCGGGACGTCCGCCACCGACGCCGTCACCGACTCGGGTACCGGCTCGGGAGACGGCGGCCTGGCGACGACGACGTACAAGAGCGGGCAGGGGTTCACCATCGGGCTGCCGCAGGGGTGGAAGTACACGACCACCGACTCCGCGGGGGCCCGCTTCACGGGCCCCGACGGGCAGAAGCTGCTGGTCGCCTGGACGTCGACGCCCAAGGACGACCCGGTCGCCGACTGGAGGAACCAGGAAGGGTACATGGTGCGCTCGCAGTACCAGCGCATCCGCATCGAGAAGGTCGGCTACCGCGGCTGGAACACGGCGGACTGGGAGTTCACGTACGTCGACGGCGGGACCAGGTTCCGTACGATCGACCGCGGGTTCGTGGTCAACGGGCATCTCGGATACGCCCTGATGTACACCGCGAAGGCCGCGAACTGGGACACCCCACCGCGTCGGAGCACGTGGCAGACGCTGACCAAGACCTTCCAGCCCAAGTCCTGA
- a CDS encoding protein kinase has protein sequence MDDYAGRVLADRYRLPLPPSDEYELTESRAFDTYSGQEVFVRQVPLPEVVEAEVLDADGLPDGFTARDGASRRPTTRAGRTARTARTATRRPTDPVVRRAVEAAQSAAQIPDHPRLDQVFDVFAEGGSLWIVSELVDARPLSALLAEKPLTPYRAAEVASDVLMALRVLHAHGWVHRNITARTVLVCDDGRVMLTGLAVGAAEEALCGYDPVPAPDGEPPVATAPSDARPGGVDPLGPAGSPGNAGGTGDSRGDLAGVGDAGVPGGPDRTVGPGGRDSLVSGADGAGDAGGSGGFGGSAGGVGFGASGPGSAAADPEAARRAAIEARAAGALPLPGADPAGGAAASGALARRRPESGEIRAARAGAIAAYRAGARAAARVHEAQQSARAALPGARPPAETENEAAVPPHGAETDPNPNQNPYPNPNPYPNPNPYPNPNQRARTTAPGQVVDPYGLGAPSWNGTAQRPGIPDSGIPLPGIAGDVRSGLPALGAGGTGSSREPLPPSTEPATGHAPGAAPHSARWDEFGAGAPARRGPATALAAERARQARMTVVGPVTERWAPEQAGPVHENWQLAAPIGPATDLWALGALLFRAVQGHAPYPEESTVELVQMVCAEPPAYAEECGPLRPVVESLLRQDPTERLDFEEVRGWLRSLVRSAPEPEAGAHVVSAPPADPSRLPIVRRRGELVRRRRAGLPAPHGRHKRAKQEAGSPRRLGRTLLLLILLLLAAAVAYAMLFMPKAGHDGAASGDRTGTAGDASPAPTNSGGGSGGAPRSGQSSPAGGNSATQSAGSAQTQTTGPPVADGFVLRKDPAGFQVAVAKGWSRTPKNDRGEVVYSQGAFELIVVPGRDSAAEFGGDPMAYQREKESELQGYRDSSWATASGLRTIQVGGRTMAEGQFTWTDAGGQELFVRNLALLVDGRYHVVQVRGPEAQRDQVTTLYEQASATYRFTG, from the coding sequence GTGGACGACTATGCGGGTCGGGTTCTCGCCGACCGCTACCGCCTGCCGCTGCCTCCGTCCGACGAGTACGAGCTCACCGAGTCCCGGGCCTTCGACACCTACAGCGGGCAGGAAGTGTTCGTACGGCAGGTGCCGTTGCCGGAGGTCGTCGAGGCGGAGGTGCTCGACGCCGACGGGCTGCCCGACGGCTTCACCGCGCGCGACGGGGCCTCGCGAAGGCCCACGACGCGTGCGGGACGTACGGCACGCACGGCGCGTACGGCGACACGGCGGCCCACGGATCCGGTGGTGCGGCGGGCGGTCGAGGCCGCGCAGTCCGCGGCGCAGATCCCCGACCATCCCCGGCTCGACCAGGTCTTCGACGTGTTCGCGGAGGGCGGCTCGCTGTGGATCGTCAGCGAACTGGTCGACGCGCGGCCGCTGTCGGCCCTGCTCGCCGAGAAGCCGCTGACCCCGTACCGGGCGGCCGAGGTCGCCTCCGACGTCCTCATGGCGCTGCGTGTGCTGCACGCCCACGGCTGGGTGCACCGCAACATCACCGCCCGCACGGTCCTCGTCTGCGACGACGGCCGTGTGATGCTGACCGGCCTCGCGGTCGGCGCGGCGGAGGAGGCGCTGTGCGGGTACGACCCGGTGCCGGCGCCGGACGGCGAGCCCCCCGTGGCGACTGCTCCGTCGGACGCCCGTCCCGGAGGCGTGGACCCACTCGGCCCGGCCGGGAGCCCGGGGAACGCGGGAGGCACAGGGGACAGCCGCGGCGACCTGGCAGGCGTCGGGGACGCGGGAGTGCCCGGCGGCCCGGACCGTACTGTGGGCCCCGGGGGACGCGACAGCCTCGTCAGCGGTGCCGACGGCGCGGGAGACGCCGGCGGTTCGGGCGGCTTCGGCGGTTCCGCCGGCGGCGTCGGCTTCGGCGCGAGCGGGCCCGGCTCCGCCGCGGCGGACCCCGAGGCGGCCCGGCGGGCCGCCATCGAGGCGCGGGCGGCCGGTGCGCTGCCGCTGCCCGGGGCGGACCCGGCGGGTGGGGCCGCGGCTTCGGGCGCGCTCGCGCGGCGGAGGCCGGAGAGCGGGGAGATCCGGGCGGCCCGGGCCGGGGCGATCGCGGCGTACCGCGCGGGTGCGCGGGCAGCGGCCCGGGTGCACGAGGCGCAGCAGAGCGCGCGCGCCGCGCTGCCCGGAGCACGGCCGCCCGCCGAGACGGAGAACGAGGCCGCCGTGCCGCCGCACGGCGCGGAAACGGACCCGAACCCGAACCAGAATCCGTATCCGAACCCGAATCCGTATCCGAACCCGAATCCGTATCCGAACCCGAACCAGCGGGCCCGCACCACGGCCCCCGGCCAGGTCGTCGACCCCTACGGTCTGGGCGCGCCCTCCTGGAACGGCACCGCACAACGTCCGGGCATCCCCGACAGCGGAATCCCGCTGCCCGGCATCGCCGGTGACGTACGGTCAGGGCTGCCCGCGCTCGGGGCCGGCGGTACCGGTTCCTCGCGCGAGCCGCTTCCGCCCTCGACGGAACCTGCCACCGGTCATGCGCCCGGTGCAGCCCCGCACTCCGCGCGTTGGGACGAGTTCGGGGCCGGGGCACCCGCGCGGCGCGGGCCCGCCACCGCGTTGGCGGCCGAGCGCGCGCGGCAGGCGCGGATGACCGTCGTGGGGCCGGTGACCGAGCGATGGGCGCCGGAACAGGCCGGGCCGGTGCACGAGAACTGGCAGCTGGCCGCGCCCATCGGACCCGCGACCGACCTGTGGGCGCTGGGCGCGCTGCTCTTCAGGGCCGTACAGGGCCACGCGCCGTATCCGGAGGAGTCGACGGTCGAGCTGGTGCAGATGGTGTGCGCCGAGCCGCCCGCCTACGCGGAGGAGTGCGGGCCGCTGCGGCCTGTCGTGGAGTCGCTGCTGCGTCAGGATCCCACCGAACGCCTGGACTTCGAGGAAGTGCGCGGCTGGCTGCGCTCGCTGGTGCGGTCGGCGCCGGAGCCGGAGGCCGGCGCGCACGTCGTCTCCGCCCCGCCCGCCGACCCGAGCCGGCTGCCCATAGTGCGCCGCCGGGGCGAGCTGGTGCGCAGGCGGCGCGCCGGGCTGCCCGCGCCGCACGGGCGGCACAAGCGGGCCAAGCAGGAGGCGGGTTCGCCGCGCCGCCTGGGCCGCACCCTGCTCCTGCTGATCCTGCTCCTGCTGGCCGCGGCGGTCGCCTACGCCATGCTCTTCATGCCGAAGGCGGGCCACGACGGCGCGGCGAGCGGCGACCGTACGGGAACCGCCGGTGACGCGAGCCCGGCACCGACGAACTCGGGCGGCGGCTCAGGCGGTGCGCCCCGGTCGGGTCAGAGCTCCCCGGCAGGGGGCAACAGCGCCACGCAGTCGGCCGGTTCGGCCCAGACGCAGACCACCGGCCCCCCTGTCGCCGACGGCTTCGTCCTGCGCAAGGACCCCGCGGGCTTCCAGGTGGCCGTCGCCAAGGGCTGGAGCCGTACGCCGAAGAACGACCGGGGCGAGGTGGTGTACTCCCAGGGCGCATTCGAACTGATCGTGGTGCCCGGCCGGGACAGCGCGGCCGAGTTCGGCGGCGACCCCATGGCGTACCAGCGGGAGAAGGAGAGCGAACTGCAGGGCTACCGCGACTCCAGCTGGGCCACCGCCTCCGGGCTGCGCACCATCCAGGTGGGCGGACGGACCATGGCCGAGGGGCAGTTCACGTGGACCGACGCCGGCGGCCAGGAGCTGTTCGTGCGCAACCTCGCCCTCCTGGTGGACGGGCGCTACCACGTCGTGCAGGTACGCGGACCGGAGGCGCAGCGCGACCAGGTGACCACGCTGTACGAGCAGGCCTCGGCCACCTACCGGTTCACCGGTTGA
- a CDS encoding serine/threonine-protein kinase has protein sequence MQGLLLAGRYRLADTIGSGGMGRVWRAHDEVLHRAVAIKELTAALYVSESDQAVLLARTRAEARAAARINHSAVVTVHDVLEHDGRPWIVMELVEGHSLADAVKEQGRVEPREAARIGLWVLRALRAAHAAGVLHRDVKPGNVLLGHDGRVLLTDFGIAQIEGDTTITRTGEVVGSVDYLAPERVRGHDPGASSDLWALGATLYTAVEGLSPFRRTSPLTTMQAVVDEEPRDPQYAGPLAPVITALLRKNPAERPDAAEAEQMLAEAAEGRRPRTAQAYVPTQSVGHGREVPTALQPGPQTAVTAPHGPVTSPTALGPAHATATAPAPPKRRRLRNVALVVVLAALIGGGTAAALQKWDPSGQQDATSASTSTSPSPNASAQSADTTDDLPAGWVRRQDPYGFSIAVPGPKWKRQVSDAALHQVDYTPDGGRHFIRVAIDDSPDFPNAHDHQLDLQQQLQRLVDYKRVTLQANTYRDRSGSLWEYTWTALAKDTPFPGPRHAIEETYFSREGVEYAIYMSSPAKDWAKTEKQFRSVLQSWQPDKP, from the coding sequence ATGCAGGGCCTGCTCCTCGCGGGCCGCTACCGGCTCGCCGACACCATCGGCAGCGGCGGCATGGGGCGTGTGTGGCGCGCGCATGACGAGGTGCTGCACCGGGCCGTCGCCATCAAGGAGCTGACCGCCGCGCTCTACGTCTCCGAGAGCGACCAGGCGGTCCTCCTCGCGCGCACCCGGGCGGAGGCGCGCGCGGCCGCGCGGATCAACCACTCCGCCGTCGTCACCGTGCACGACGTCCTGGAGCACGACGGCCGCCCGTGGATCGTGATGGAGCTGGTCGAGGGGCACTCCCTGGCCGACGCGGTCAAGGAGCAGGGCCGCGTGGAGCCGAGGGAGGCCGCCCGCATCGGCCTGTGGGTGCTGCGCGCCCTGCGCGCCGCGCACGCCGCCGGAGTGCTGCACCGCGACGTGAAACCCGGCAACGTCCTGCTCGGTCACGACGGCCGTGTCCTGCTCACCGACTTCGGGATCGCCCAGATAGAGGGCGACACCACCATCACCCGCACCGGTGAGGTCGTCGGCTCCGTCGACTACCTCGCACCCGAGCGCGTCCGCGGCCACGACCCGGGCGCCTCCTCCGACCTGTGGGCGCTCGGCGCCACCCTGTACACGGCGGTGGAGGGCCTGTCCCCGTTCCGCCGCACCTCACCGCTGACAACGATGCAGGCCGTCGTCGACGAGGAGCCCCGCGACCCGCAGTACGCCGGCCCGCTCGCTCCGGTCATCACCGCGCTGCTGCGCAAGAATCCGGCCGAACGACCGGACGCGGCGGAGGCCGAGCAGATGCTCGCCGAGGCCGCGGAGGGCAGGCGGCCGAGGACCGCGCAGGCGTACGTGCCCACGCAGTCGGTCGGACACGGCCGGGAGGTTCCCACGGCCCTGCAGCCCGGGCCGCAGACGGCCGTCACGGCGCCGCACGGGCCGGTGACCTCGCCGACGGCCCTGGGACCCGCGCACGCCACGGCGACCGCCCCCGCCCCGCCGAAGCGCCGCCGCCTGCGCAACGTCGCCCTCGTGGTGGTCCTCGCCGCGCTCATCGGCGGCGGGACGGCCGCGGCGCTGCAGAAGTGGGACCCGAGCGGGCAGCAGGACGCCACGTCGGCGTCGACATCGACGTCGCCCAGTCCGAACGCGAGCGCCCAGAGCGCCGACACGACCGACGACCTCCCGGCCGGGTGGGTGCGCCGCCAGGACCCGTACGGCTTCAGCATCGCCGTGCCCGGCCCCAAGTGGAAGCGGCAGGTGTCCGACGCGGCGCTGCACCAGGTCGACTACACGCCCGACGGGGGCAGGCACTTCATCCGCGTCGCCATCGACGACTCGCCGGACTTCCCCAACGCGCACGACCACCAACTCGACCTGCAACAGCAGCTCCAGCGGCTGGTCGACTACAAGAGGGTGACCCTCCAGGCCAACACCTACCGCGACCGGTCCGGCTCCCTGTGGGAGTACACCTGGACGGCGCTGGCGAAGGACACCCCGTTCCCCGGGCCCCGACACGCCATCGAGGAGACGTACTTCTCCCGCGAGGGCGTCGAGTACGCGATCTATATGTCCTCGCCCGCGAAGGACTGGGCGAAGACGGAGAAGCAGTTCAGGTCGGTGCTGCAGAGCTGGCAGCCGGACAAGCCCTGA